From Electrophorus electricus isolate fEleEle1 chromosome 8, fEleEle1.pri, whole genome shotgun sequence, the proteins below share one genomic window:
- the sox4a gene encoding transcription factor SOX-4a, which yields MVAQTITASNSDVLPSDCIDSGETDLDMDASPTPGSPNPVGDKLDIAWCKTPTGHIKRPMNAFMVWSQIERRKIMEQSPDMHNAEISKRLGKRWKLLKDCDKIPFIREAERLRLKHMADYPDYKYRPRKKVKSSTAKTAEKGEKVGGHTGTKSSSKKSHVSKSLSRTQKRSAALEQPSTSVTVDHHALYKSRSASSAKQIPDKPIKRAHIGGNNSDSNTPSVTVPASPTLSSSAESSDPLSLYDDGLASGKEDAEPSRATVSAARFKYTRASSPTPSASHSSSQSSSSDEEFEDDLLDLNHSPGFGSFGNFGTASLDRDLDFNFETGSGSHFEFPDYCTPEVSEMISGDWLESTISNLVFTY from the coding sequence ATGGTGGCACAGACGATCACCGCGAGCAACTCCGACGTGCTACCCAGTGACTGCATCGATTCAGGGGAGACGGACCTAGACATGGATGCCTCCCCAACCCCGGGGTCCCCTAACCCAGTTGGGGATAAACTGGACATCGCCTGGTGCAAGACTCCCACTGGGCACATCAAGAGACCGATGAATGCGTTCATGGTTTGGTCACAAATTGAGAGGCGTAAAATTATGGAACAGTCGCCGGACATGCACAACGCGGAGATCTCCAAGAGGTTAGGCAAACGGTGGAAACTTTTGAAAGACTGTGATAAGATCCCTTTCATCCGGGAGGctgagagactgagactgaAACACATGGCAGACTATCCGGACTATAAGTATCGACCACGTAAGAAAGTGAAGTCCTCCACCGCCAAGACGGCGGAAAAGGGGGAGAAAGTTGGTGGCCACACTGGCACAAAGTCTTCGTCCAAAAAGAGTCACGTTTCTAAATCTCTCAGTAGGACGCAAAAGAGGTCCGCAGCGCTTGAGCAGCCTTCTACGTCTGTCACTGTAGATCACCACGCGCTCTACAAATCCAGGTCAGCCTCCTCGGCCAAGCAGATACCAGACAAGCCCATAAAACGCGCTCATATCGGAGGAAACAACTCTGACAGTAATACGCCCTCCGTGACTGTCCCAGCTAGCCCTACCCTGAGCAGCTCCGCCGAGTCGAGTGACCCGCTGAGTTTGTACGACGACGGGCTAGCCAGCGGGAAAGAAGACGCAGAGCCATCCAGGGCGACTGTGTCGGCTGCGCGCTTCAAATACACCCGTGCGTCCTCTCCAACACCGTCCGCCTCTCACTCTTCTTCACAGTCTTCGTCCTCGGATGAAGAATTTGAGGACGATCTGCTGGATCTTAACCATAGTCCTGGTTTCGGTAGCTTCGGCAATTTTGGCACCGCTTCTCTGGACAGAGATCTGGATTTCAATTTTGAAACGGGGTCTGGGTCGCACTTTGAGTTCCCTGACTACTGCACCCCCGAGGTGAGCGAAATGATTTCAGGAGACTGGCTCGAATCAACTATATCCAACTTGGTGTTCACATACTGA